The following coding sequences are from one Silene latifolia isolate original U9 population unplaced genomic scaffold, ASM4854445v1 scaffold_190, whole genome shotgun sequence window:
- the LOC141638170 gene encoding exocyst complex component EXO70B1-like yields MNKIRHWIKAAKVCIRTLFASEKRLSELIFEGLSSSSAVTPPLQPLFSLSSPSRSYSRRSPEKLFKILDLHDALADLLPDIDVVFESKAAESIRVQAAEILSRLAEAARGILSEFENAVLRNLLRLGSGGTIHPLTRLIQGSVRW; encoded by the exons ATGAATAAGATCCGCCATTGGATTAAAGCTGCGAAAGTTTGTATTCGTACTCTTTTCGCAAGCGAAAAGCGGTTAAGTGAGCTCATTTTTGAAGGATTGAGCTCATCGTCGGCGGTTACGCCTCCGTTACAGCCGCTTTTTTCGCTGTCGTCGCCGTCTCGGTCGTATTCTCGCAGATCACCTGAGAAATTGTTTAAGATTCTTGATTTGCATGATGCATTGGCTGATTTGTTACCTGatattgatgttgtgtttgagtcGAAGGCGGCGGAGTCAATTAGGGTTCAGGCGGCGGAGATTTTGTCGCGGTTGGCGGAGGCAGCGAGGGGGATTTTGTCCGAGTTTGAGAATGCGGTGCTTAGGAACCTTCTAAGGTTAGGTTCTGGTGGTACAATTCATCCTTTGACTAG GTTGATACAAGGAAGTGTGAGGTGGTAG